A single window of Penaeus chinensis breed Huanghai No. 1 chromosome 9, ASM1920278v2, whole genome shotgun sequence DNA harbors:
- the LOC125029254 gene encoding uncharacterized protein LOC125029254, translated as MRSTATFRRPLKASSKRDPRRMQVVLAMLLLVLDSASASSSMVFSILSLGNNIIDTNYVSYPGYSIIKCSAVCQQMPDCSIFTYDTTTNDCHVAPELTEIIVLVASPASRITYFSWIIDGYIYNVTETMGTWGDGKVACEMMGGKMTVLPTTSFGVVIHHLYDLVYLGISRPVGSTDKNTWYDVNGNVITQYTRWGLNQPNNYGGAQYIVRIYLGFLDDNSDTNPLRSLCAIRL; from the exons ATGCGATCGACGGCGACTTTCCGGAGGCCTCTCAAGGCTTCCTCCAAGAGGGATCCAAGGCGGATGCAGGTCGTTCTGGCGATGCTCCTGCTCGTCCTCGACTCGGCTTCTGCTTCGAGCTCCATGGTGTTTTCGATCCTTTCCTTGGGCAACAATATCATAGATACAAATTACGTCTCTTATCCAGGATATTCCATTATCAA GTGCTCGGCGGTGTGTCAGCAGATGCCAGACTGTAGCATTTTCACCTACGACACCACAACGAACGACTGCCACGTGGCGCCAGAGCTGACCGAAATCATCGTTCTCGTTGCGTCACCAGCTAGTCGCATCACCTACTTCTCCTGGATCATCGATGGCTATATTTACAATGTGACTGAGACGATGGGAACCTGGGGGGACGGGAAGGTAGCTTGTGAGATGATGGGTGGGAAGATGACTGTCCTACCAACCACGAGCTTTGGTGTCGTGATTCACCACCTGTACGATTTGGTCTACCTTGGCATATCGAGGCCGGTGGGCAGTACGGATAAAAACACGTGGTATGACGTCAATGGGAATGTGATCACGCAGTACACGAGGTGGGGTCTTAACCAGCCCAATAACTACGGCGGGGCGCAGTATATAGTACGAATCTATCTGGGGTTCTTGGATGATAACTCAGACACAAATCCTCTCAGATCACTGTGTGCGATCCGCTTGTAG